One window of Gammaproteobacteria bacterium genomic DNA carries:
- a CDS encoding sodium-dependent transporter, with protein sequence MAARDHFDSRLGFILASAGSAVGLGNIWKFPFEVGAGGGAAFVMVYLACCFLLGFPVMTAEIAIGRHTQKNPIGAFRALGHPRWASVGFLGVLAGFLILSFYNVVAAWAFGYFLEMAIGDFAIGDHFGEFTADWVTVGLYGLIFMGATAYVVAKGVSHGIERAAKILMPALLVIVLILVVYALTLPHAMEGVKFYLQPDFSKVDARTIFKALGQAFFSLSLGMGALITYGSYVSKKTNIVSAAATITIADVTVAFLAGLMMFPFVAYLTGGDMNKMAEVGGGPGFIFQTLPTIFQQIGPILGRIIGAVFFLLLSFAAFTSTISLLEVPTAYLVDEKKIARPVATWAVAILIYLIGIPSMLSYGAVETLSQFIQLPGQTGKLPFLDFIALVANDTFLPLGGFLISVFTAYVWRKQRFNAELVGSDAGLKDSWLLKYVDFAISYVCPVVLGVIVLVTISTSFFGFDLAKLLFGGQ encoded by the coding sequence ATGGCTGCACGCGATCATTTTGATTCTCGTCTAGGCTTTATTCTCGCATCGGCAGGATCTGCTGTCGGACTCGGTAATATCTGGAAGTTTCCCTTTGAGGTCGGCGCCGGTGGTGGCGCTGCGTTCGTGATGGTCTATTTGGCGTGTTGTTTCCTGCTCGGCTTCCCAGTGATGACGGCTGAAATTGCCATCGGCCGGCATACACAGAAAAATCCAATTGGTGCGTTTCGGGCGTTGGGGCATCCGCGGTGGGCTTCAGTGGGTTTTTTGGGTGTCCTTGCCGGATTTCTTATTTTAAGTTTCTACAATGTCGTTGCCGCTTGGGCATTTGGTTATTTTCTCGAGATGGCTATCGGCGATTTTGCCATTGGTGATCATTTTGGTGAATTCACGGCGGATTGGGTGACTGTCGGTCTTTACGGTCTCATTTTTATGGGGGCTACGGCGTATGTAGTGGCAAAAGGTGTCTCACATGGCATCGAACGCGCTGCGAAGATTCTTATGCCCGCACTGTTGGTGATTGTGTTGATTTTGGTGGTCTATGCGTTGACATTGCCTCATGCAATGGAGGGTGTGAAATTTTATCTACAGCCTGATTTCTCAAAGGTCGATGCCCGCACCATTTTCAAAGCACTTGGCCAGGCGTTCTTCAGTTTGTCGCTTGGCATGGGGGCGCTTATCACCTATGGATCATATGTTTCGAAGAAAACCAATATCGTATCTGCAGCGGCCACCATTACCATCGCGGATGTCACTGTGGCATTCCTTGCTGGCTTGATGATGTTCCCGTTTGTGGCCTATTTGACGGGCGGAGACATGAACAAGATGGCTGAAGTGGGCGGAGGGCCTGGCTTTATCTTTCAGACCTTGCCCACTATTTTTCAGCAAATCGGGCCGATTCTAGGGCGTATCATTGGTGCCGTTTTTTTCTTGTTACTTTCTTTTGCCGCATTCACGTCGACAATTTCATTGCTTGAGGTGCCGACAGCTTATTTGGTGGATGAAAAGAAAATCGCAAGACCTGTGGCGACTTGGGCAGTCGCCATACTGATTTACCTCATCGGCATTCCCTCAATGCTCAGTTATGGCGCTGTGGAGACATTGAGTCAATTTATTCAATTGCCCGGCCAGACCGGTAAATTGCCGTTTTTAGACTTCATTGCCCTTGTCGCCAATGACACTTTTCTGCCACTTGGGGGATTCTTGATTTCAGTGTTTACTGCTTATGTGTGGAGAAAACAACGTTTTAATGCGGAATTGGTGGGCAGCGATGCAGGGTTAAAAGACTCGTGGTTATTGAAATATGTTGACTTTGCTATCAGTTACGTCTGCCCTGTAGTGCTTGGTGTGATCGTTTTAGTCACCATTTCGACAAGCTTTTTTGGTTTCGATTTGGCCAAACTGTTGTTTGGAGGCCAATGA
- the nhaC gene encoding Na+/H+ antiporter NhaC, giving the protein MAGARHERRAPKLWEAFLPVVCLVVMLFFSVRFFGADSSYGANQIALLIAAGIASLLGLRLGFDWKSIEAGIVKGISMALAAILILLAVGALIGSWIAAGIVPTMIYYGLDLLSPKVFYLATCLICAIVSLAIGSSWTVAGTVGVSLMGVAVGMGLSPEITAGAIISGAYFGDKMSPLSDTTNLAPAVAGTDLFSHIRHMTWTTAPSLIIALAAFTVLSLGVDHGAAVENINLIQGRIADLFAPSLWLLLPVLLVLILAAVKFPAFPTIMIGALVGALFALFFQPPRLMQLAGTEGVAGAVKGAWMALFSGYESHTGLEALDKLLTRGGMSSMLNTVWLILTALTFGAVMETVGMLGRIVDAILGVVHSTASLIIATIATCIGMNVIAADQYMAIVIPGRMYRLEFARRKLAEKNLSRTLEDSGTLTSVLIPWNTCGAYMAGTLGIATLSYAPYAIFNWVNPIVAIVYALLNFKIVPIEDSEPRDEATAHEVA; this is encoded by the coding sequence ATGGCTGGCGCTAGGCATGAACGCCGGGCTCCCAAACTTTGGGAGGCTTTTCTGCCAGTTGTTTGCTTAGTCGTCATGCTGTTTTTTTCAGTTCGCTTTTTTGGCGCCGATTCGTCCTATGGTGCCAACCAGATCGCCTTACTCATCGCTGCCGGAATAGCAAGTCTGCTTGGGCTGCGCCTCGGCTTTGACTGGAAGAGTATTGAAGCCGGGATTGTCAAAGGCATTAGCATGGCCTTGGCGGCGATACTGATTTTGCTTGCGGTGGGTGCGCTGATTGGCAGCTGGATTGCCGCGGGCATTGTCCCCACAATGATTTATTACGGTCTGGATCTGTTATCACCAAAGGTTTTCTATTTGGCAACGTGTCTGATTTGCGCCATTGTTTCCCTCGCGATTGGAAGTTCTTGGACCGTAGCGGGAACGGTTGGTGTGAGTTTAATGGGCGTTGCGGTCGGCATGGGGCTATCGCCTGAGATTACTGCAGGCGCTATCATTTCTGGGGCCTACTTTGGTGACAAGATGTCACCATTGTCAGACACCACAAACCTCGCACCGGCGGTGGCTGGTACCGACCTTTTTTCGCATATCCGGCATATGACGTGGACGACGGCGCCTTCTCTCATAATTGCCTTAGCGGCGTTTACAGTGTTGAGCCTGGGGGTCGATCACGGCGCCGCCGTAGAAAACATTAACCTGATTCAGGGGAGAATTGCCGATTTATTTGCACCGAGTTTATGGTTATTACTGCCGGTATTGCTTGTGCTTATTTTGGCGGCAGTCAAATTCCCAGCATTCCCGACAATCATGATTGGTGCGTTGGTCGGTGCGTTGTTTGCGCTTTTTTTCCAACCACCACGGCTCATGCAATTGGCTGGCACAGAAGGTGTGGCGGGAGCAGTGAAGGGCGCATGGATGGCGTTGTTTTCCGGCTATGAAAGTCATACAGGACTTGAAGCCCTGGACAAACTGTTGACGCGTGGTGGCATGAGCAGCATGTTGAACACCGTTTGGCTAATACTGACAGCATTGACTTTCGGTGCGGTCATGGAGACGGTTGGGATGTTGGGACGCATCGTTGATGCCATTCTTGGCGTGGTGCACAGTACGGCATCATTGATCATTGCGACCATTGCCACTTGTATCGGGATGAACGTGATTGCTGCCGATCAGTACATGGCCATCGTGATTCCGGGCCGTATGTACCGGCTTGAATTTGCACGGCGGAAGTTGGCCGAAAAGAATCTTTCACGTACGCTTGAGGATAGCGGCACGCTCACTTCAGTGCTTATCCCATGGAATACCTGCGGGGCTTATATGGCCGGGACGCTTGGCATTGCGACGCTAAGTTATGCGCCGTATGCGATTTTTAACTGGGTCAACCCGATTGTGGCTATTGTGTATGCGCTTTTGAATTTCAAAATTGTTCCTATCGAGGACTCAGAGCCCCGAGACGAAGCCACAGCGCACGAGGTTGCTTGA
- the thrS gene encoding threonine--tRNA ligase → MPVVRLPDGSERRYEKPITVADVAADIGPGLARAALAGRVNGRLVDTSYLIENDVDLSIITDRDPEGLEIIRHSTAHLLAQAVQDLFPGAQVTIGPVIENGFYYDFAYERPFTEEDLRRIEQRMEELAKADLPVQREEWDRNEAIAFFEKLGEKYKAEIIREIPEGEIISLYRQGNFIDLCRGPHVPSTGKLKAFKLTKVAGAYWRGDSRNEMLQRIYGTAWPDKKSLKAYLRRLEEAEKRDHRRIGKALDLFHTQEEAPGMVFWHNDGWTIYTVIQDYIRQVLRDHGYQEVRTPEVVDRSLWERSGHWDKFKEQMFTTESENRQYAIKPMNCPCHVQIFKQGLTSYRDLPIRMAEFGSCHRNEPSGALHGLMRVRNFVQDDAHIFCTEDQIQQEVSSFIDLLFKVYRDFGFDEVIIKLSTRPEQRVGSDEVWDKAEAALARALDDKGLKWEELPGEGAFYGPKIEFTLLDCIGRAWQCGTIQVDFSMPGRLGAEYVGEDGQKHTPVMLHRAILGSLERFIGILIENYAGKMPTWLAPWQAVVLNITDKQAEYVERVTKKLHDSGFRVKSDLRNEKIGFKIREHTLRRVPYLLVAGDKEVQAQTISVRTRDGKDMGAMSLEAFVELLKADIAAKGREQQED, encoded by the coding sequence ATGCCTGTCGTGAGACTGCCCGACGGCAGTGAACGTCGGTACGAGAAGCCAATCACTGTTGCCGATGTCGCTGCTGATATTGGGCCGGGCCTAGCTCGGGCTGCGTTGGCCGGACGGGTCAATGGTCGGCTTGTGGATACCAGTTATTTGATCGAAAACGATGTCGATTTGAGCATTATCACGGATCGCGATCCCGAAGGACTTGAAATTATTCGGCATTCAACAGCGCATCTGCTGGCGCAAGCCGTTCAGGACTTGTTCCCGGGCGCGCAAGTGACGATTGGGCCTGTCATTGAAAATGGGTTTTATTATGACTTTGCTTATGAGCGACCGTTCACCGAGGAGGACCTGCGCCGCATTGAACAACGAATGGAAGAGCTCGCCAAAGCTGATTTGCCTGTGCAGCGCGAAGAATGGGATCGTAACGAGGCGATAGCGTTTTTTGAAAAGTTGGGAGAAAAATACAAGGCTGAGATCATAAGAGAAATTCCAGAAGGCGAAATCATTTCGCTTTATCGTCAGGGAAATTTCATCGATCTTTGTCGAGGCCCGCATGTTCCATCCACCGGCAAGCTCAAAGCCTTCAAACTGACAAAGGTGGCTGGTGCCTACTGGCGTGGCGATTCACGTAATGAAATGTTGCAAAGGATATACGGAACCGCGTGGCCAGATAAGAAATCCTTAAAAGCCTACTTGCGCCGACTTGAAGAAGCTGAAAAGCGTGATCACCGGCGGATTGGTAAAGCACTCGATTTGTTTCACACTCAGGAAGAAGCCCCTGGGATGGTCTTTTGGCACAATGATGGTTGGACCATTTACACTGTTATTCAGGACTACATCCGGCAAGTGCTACGGGACCACGGGTATCAAGAGGTTCGCACGCCGGAGGTGGTCGACCGGTCTTTGTGGGAACGATCTGGGCATTGGGACAAATTTAAAGAGCAGATGTTCACAACGGAAAGTGAAAACCGTCAGTACGCCATTAAACCAATGAATTGCCCATGCCATGTTCAGATATTCAAACAAGGTTTGACTTCGTATCGCGATTTGCCAATTCGAATGGCTGAGTTCGGTTCTTGCCATCGCAATGAACCGTCCGGGGCACTTCATGGTTTGATGCGTGTGCGAAATTTTGTTCAAGATGATGCTCACATTTTCTGTACAGAGGATCAAATACAGCAGGAAGTGTCCAGCTTCATCGATTTGCTTTTTAAGGTATACCGTGATTTTGGCTTTGATGAAGTGATAATCAAGTTATCAACACGGCCGGAGCAACGGGTTGGATCGGACGAAGTGTGGGACAAAGCAGAGGCTGCGCTTGCCAGAGCCCTTGATGATAAGGGGCTGAAGTGGGAGGAGCTGCCAGGAGAAGGGGCCTTCTATGGCCCGAAAATTGAGTTTACCTTGCTCGACTGTATTGGACGGGCGTGGCAGTGCGGTACAATTCAAGTCGATTTCTCCATGCCGGGGCGGCTTGGTGCCGAGTATGTAGGAGAAGATGGTCAGAAGCATACTCCGGTCATGTTGCATCGAGCGATTCTAGGTTCGCTTGAGCGCTTTATCGGAATTCTTATCGAAAACTATGCCGGTAAGATGCCGACGTGGTTGGCGCCATGGCAAGCTGTTGTCTTGAACATTACAGATAAACAGGCCGAATATGTCGAGCGGGTAACAAAAAAGTTGCATGACAGTGGTTTTAGAGTGAAATCTGACTTGAGAAACGAGAAGATCGGCTTTAAAATCCGTGAGCACACATTGCGGCGTGTTCCTTACCTGCTCGTCGCAGGTGACAAAGAAGTGCAGGCACAGACGATTTCCGTTCGCACTCGGGATGGAAAAGACATGGGGGCCATGTCTTTAGAGGCGTTTGTTGAACTGCTCAAGGCCGACATCGCCGCAAAAGGTAGAGAGCAACAGGAGGACTAA
- a CDS encoding translation initiation factor IF-3: MREHRLNEEINVPEVRLIGADGEQIGIVDIQTALDRAEEEGLDLVEISPQAQPPVCRLMDYGKFLFERNKQKAAAKKKQKQIQVKEIKFRPNTDIGDYNVKLRNIKRFLEDGDKVKVTVRFRGREMAHQELGKQLLERVQADCEELGTVEAFPKMEGRQMIMVISPKKK; encoded by the coding sequence ATGCGCGAGCACCGTTTGAATGAGGAAATTAACGTGCCAGAAGTGCGCTTGATTGGCGCCGATGGCGAGCAGATTGGCATCGTCGATATTCAGACTGCGTTGGACAGGGCCGAGGAAGAGGGCCTCGACTTAGTTGAGATTAGTCCTCAGGCGCAACCGCCAGTCTGCCGCCTGATGGACTATGGCAAGTTTCTGTTTGAACGCAATAAGCAAAAAGCGGCGGCGAAAAAGAAACAGAAACAAATACAAGTCAAGGAGATTAAATTTCGACCCAATACGGATATCGGCGATTACAACGTCAAATTAAGGAATATCAAACGGTTCCTTGAAGATGGGGATAAGGTGAAGGTGACGGTTCGTTTCCGCGGAAGGGAAATGGCCCACCAAGAACTCGGTAAGCAATTGCTTGAGCGTGTTCAAGCAGATTGCGAAGAACTCGGGACTGTCGAGGCTTTTCCAAAGATGGAAGGCCGCCAGATGATTATGGTCATCAGTCCCAAAAAGAAGTAG
- a CDS encoding 50S ribosomal protein L35, with translation MPKLKTDRGAAKRFRKTGSGGYKRKHSFRRHILTKKTTKRKRHLRGNPMVAAADVPAVRRMLVD, from the coding sequence ATGCCAAAACTTAAGACTGATAGAGGCGCGGCTAAGCGCTTTCGCAAAACCGGATCAGGCGGTTATAAGCGCAAGCATTCATTCCGTCGTCATATATTGACCAAAAAAACCACCAAACGTAAGCGCCATTTGCGTGGCAATCCCATGGTGGCAGCAGCTGACGTGCCAGCCGTACGTCGTATGTTGGTCGATTAA
- a CDS encoding 50S ribosomal protein L20, which produces MPRVKRGVTARRRHKKILKAAKGYRGARSRVFRVAKQAVIKAGQYAYRDRRQRKRQFRRLWIARINAAARMHGLSYSRFINGLKKASVEVDRKILADIAVFDQTTFAALVEQAKAGLSK; this is translated from the coding sequence ATGCCAAGAGTAAAACGTGGAGTCACTGCGCGTCGGCGGCACAAGAAGATTTTAAAGGCAGCGAAAGGTTATCGCGGTGCTCGTAGCCGGGTGTTCCGAGTTGCCAAGCAGGCGGTTATTAAGGCGGGTCAATACGCCTATCGTGATCGTCGTCAGCGCAAACGCCAATTTCGCCGTCTTTGGATCGCGCGTATCAACGCGGCAGCCCGTATGCACGGATTGTCATACAGCCGCTTTATCAATGGTCTGAAGAAAGCCTCTGTTGAGGTTGACCGTAAAATTCTTGCTGACATTGCGGTATTCGATCAGACAACCTTTGCAGCGTTGGTCGAGCAGGCGAAAGCGGGTTTGTCCAAGTAA
- a CDS encoding phenylalanine--tRNA ligase subunit alpha, protein MAQLEDIAQAGIEKINRAQSIDELEGIRVQYLGKKGILTEQLKSLGRLPAEERPKVGAQINALKQKLQKAIANRHHALKEAALAAQLESERIDVTEPARGAEIGALHPVNRTIARITEFFVSMGFSVAEGPEIEDDYHNFEALNIPPHHPARAMHDTFYFADGTLLRTQTSDVQIRVMESQKPPLRIISPGRVYRCDSDMTHSPMFHQVEGLWVDKGVNFGHLKRVLHDFLNHFFESDFEVRFRPSYFPFTEPSAEVDIRLRGQHDWLEVLGCGMVHPKVLENVGIDSETYTGFAFGMGVERLTMLRYGVRDLRRFFENDMRFLRAFY, encoded by the coding sequence ATGGCGCAATTGGAAGACATTGCTCAAGCAGGTATCGAAAAAATAAATCGCGCCCAATCGATTGATGAGCTAGAAGGCATTCGTGTTCAGTATTTGGGGAAAAAGGGGATATTGACGGAGCAGCTAAAATCGCTGGGGCGTTTGCCAGCTGAAGAACGGCCGAAGGTCGGAGCTCAAATCAATGCGCTCAAGCAGAAACTTCAAAAAGCGATTGCCAATCGACATCATGCCCTTAAAGAAGCAGCCTTGGCGGCACAGTTGGAGTCTGAGCGCATTGACGTCACCGAACCGGCCAGAGGCGCAGAAATTGGGGCTTTGCATCCGGTCAATCGTACCATCGCGCGGATTACGGAATTTTTTGTGAGTATGGGGTTTTCTGTGGCAGAAGGCCCAGAGATTGAGGATGATTACCATAATTTTGAAGCCCTGAATATCCCACCGCATCATCCAGCACGAGCGATGCACGATACATTTTATTTTGCAGACGGCACTTTGCTGAGAACACAGACGTCGGATGTGCAGATTCGCGTGATGGAGTCGCAAAAACCGCCGCTGCGAATTATTTCGCCAGGACGAGTGTATCGGTGTGATTCTGATATGACGCACAGCCCAATGTTCCACCAAGTTGAGGGGCTTTGGGTCGATAAAGGGGTTAACTTCGGTCATCTCAAACGAGTGCTTCATGACTTCTTAAATCATTTTTTTGAGTCGGATTTTGAAGTTCGTTTTCGGCCAAGTTATTTTCCTTTCACCGAGCCATCCGCTGAAGTGGACATTCGGCTGCGCGGGCAACACGATTGGCTAGAAGTTTTGGGTTGTGGCATGGTTCATCCCAAAGTGCTAGAAAATGTGGGTATTGATAGTGAGACGTACACGGGGTTCGCTTTTGGCATGGGCGTCGAGCGGTTGACGATGTTGCGCTATGGCGTTCGGGACTTGCGGCGCTTTTTTGAGAATGACATGCGTTTTCTGCGCGCCTTCTACTAA